The following coding sequences lie in one Haematobia irritans isolate KBUSLIRL chromosome 3, ASM5000362v1, whole genome shotgun sequence genomic window:
- the LOC142228034 gene encoding L-asparaginase: MSSQNGNGIKSVGIDEPDEGLVIKSCLKSLSSMDAAIPSSPTKSSSLKRNTSYGNLMPAETKETLVRVIYTGGTIGMVRNERNVLAPIPNALIKRIRKYPNMHDEEYAQKRYGSSASMAPLVLPYVQGECNRVLYQITEYSPLLDSSNMTMNDWARIAKDIQQSYEFFDGFVVLHGTDTLSYTASALSFMLENLGKTVIITGSQIPIFETRTDGKDNFTSALIIAGNYVIPEVCVFFGNKLMRGNRTVKISSNALDAFDSPNVPPLARIGINVDIDYRLIFRPCKISKFNVHSGLDENVGILRIFPSISTSTFRAFLASPMKGVVLQSFGSGNVPANRKDLLDELKDACNRGVIVVNCTQCPTGSVAEIYQTGKVLFDIGVIPGFDMTPEAALTKLSYVLGKNEWSLDVKKQMMQSNLRGELTSNAGPKMEEYDLVDAVARSLHLSSPEELSQLGATLFPAMLNAAVAAGDIQKINNLKAYGADLSGVNQDNRTALHLACHKGNLAVVNHLLLNGVSLHIRDLYERTPLLEAVTTDNHEIINLLKTCGAHLTGSSRAIGEQLCAAAARGSLLRLQSYQLAGADLSQPDPSGRTALHVAAQHGYEDIVRYLIEHMENLHETDMLGFTAMDYAERADQQHIVGLLQNEPNGA; encoded by the exons ATGTCTAGTCAAAATGGTAATGGTATCAAATCTGTGGGCATAGATGAACCAGACGAAGGTCTGGTAATAAAAAGTTGTCTAAAATCCTTATCTTCCATGGACGCTGCTATTCCCTCCTCACCGACAAAAAGTTCCTCACTAAAAC gaaacacAAGCTATGGCAATCTTATGCCAGCTGAAACCAAAGAAACGTTGGTTAGAGTTATTTATACGGGTGGTACTATTGGCATGGTCCGAAATGAACGAAATG TCTTGGCCCCAATTCCCAATGCGCTGATTAAGCGTATACGTAAGTATCCTAATATGCATGACGAGGAATATGCACAAAAGCGATATGGATCTTCAGCGTCAATGGCTCCACTAGTTTTGCCCTATGTTCAGGGCGAATGCAATCGTGTGTTATATCAGATAACAGAGTACAGTCCACTTCTGGATTCCAGTAACATGACGATGAATGATTGGGCTAGAATAGCAAAGGATATTCAG CAATCCTATGAGTTTTTCGATGGTTTCGTCGTGCTTCACGGTACAGACACCTTATCCTATACTGCTTCTGCTTTATCCTTTATGTTGGAGAATCTCGGTAAAACTGTGATAATAACGGGCTCTCAGATACCAATTTTTGAGACTCGTACAGATGGCAAAGATAACTTCACCTCAGCCCTAATAATTGCCGGCAATTATGTAATACCCGAGGTTTGTGTTTTCTTTGGCAACAAACTCATGCGAGGCAATCGCACAGTCAAGATTAGTTCCAATGCCTTGGATGCCTTTGATTCGCCCAACGTCCCGCCGTTGGCACGCATTGGCATTAACGTTGACATTGATTATCGACTTATATTTCGGCCATGTAAAATATCCAAATTCAATGTACATTCAGGGTTAGATGAAAATGTCGGAATTCTCAGAATATTTCCTAGCATTTCTACGTCAACATTTCGAGCTTTTCTAGCCTCACCTATGAAGGGTGTAGTGCTGCAGTCATTCGGCTCCGGTAATGTCCCAGCGAATCGCAAAGATTTACTGGATGAGTTAAAGGATGCGTGCAATAGAGGTGTCATCGTTGTTAATTGTACTCAATGTCCCACCGGCTCAGTTGCGGAGATCTATCAAACTGGCAAAGTGTTATTTGACATAGGAGTCATTCCTGGCTTCGATATGACTCCAGAGGCGGCATTGACCAAATTATCCTATGTTTTGGGCAAAAACGAATGGTCGCTTGATGTTAAAAAACAG ATGATGCAATCGAACCTAAGGGGAGAGTTGACATCGAATGCAggtccaaaaatggaagaatatGACTTGGTAGATGCAGTTGCACGATCTCTACATTTGTCATCACCGGAAGAATTAAGCCAACTCGGAGCTACTCTATTCCCCGCAATGCTAAATGCAGCTGTCGCTGCGGGCGATATACAAAAG ATAAATAATCTCAAGGCCTATGGTGCTGATCTCTCTGGTGTCAATCAAGACAACCGAACCGCATTGCACTTAGCTTGTCACAAAGGAAATCTTGCCGTTGTGAATCATTTATTACTTAATGGAGTTTCACTACACATTCGAGATTTGTATGAGAGGACCCCTCTTTTGGAAGCCGTAACTACCGATAACCACGAGATCATAAACCTGCTGAAAACTTGCGGGGCACATCTTACTGGGTCTTCAAGGGCAATCGGAGAGCAACTTTGTGCCGCAGCAGCCAGGGGCTCACTACTTCGTTTACAGTCTTATCAATTGGCTGGAGCTGATCTCTCACAGCCGGATCCATCGGGACGCACCGCCCTCCATGTTGCAGCACAGCATGGTTATGAAGATATTGTGCGTTATTTAATAGAGCATATGGAAAATCTACATGAAACTGATATGCTTGGATTTACCGCTATGGATTACGCAGAAAGGGCTGATCAACAACATATTGTTGGACTTTTACAAAATGAGCCAAATGGAGCATAG